A genome region from Nycticebus coucang isolate mNycCou1 chromosome 4, mNycCou1.pri, whole genome shotgun sequence includes the following:
- the LHX5 gene encoding LIM/homeobox protein Lhx5 — MMVHCAGCERPILDRFLLNVLDRAWHIKCVQCCECKTNLSEKCFSREGKLYCKNDFFRRFGTKCAGCAQGISPSDLVRKARSKVFHLNCFTCMVCNKQLSTGEELYVIDENKFVCKDDYLSSSSLKEGSLNSVSSCTDRSLSPDLQDPLQDDPKETDNSTSSDKETANNENEEQNSGTKRRGPRTTIKAKQLETLKAAFAATPKPTRHIREQLAQETGLNMRVIQVWFQNRRSKERRMKQLSALGARRHAFFRSPRRMRPLGGRLDESEMLGSTPYTYYGDYQGDYYAPGGNYDFFAHGPPSQAQSPADSSFLAASGAGSTPLGALEPPLAGPHAADNPRFTDMISHPDTPSPEPGLPGALHPMPGEVFSGGPSPPFPLSSTSGYSGPLSHPNPELNEAAVW, encoded by the exons ATGATGGTGCACTGTGCAGGTTGCGAGCGGCCCATTCTCGACCGCTTTCTGCTGAACGTGCTGGACCGCGCGTGGCACATCAAATGTGTTCAGTGCTGCGAGTGCAAAACCAACCTCTCAGAGAAGTGCTTCTCACGCGAGGGCAAGCTCTACTGCAAAAATGACTTCTTCAG GCGGTTCGGCACCAAGTGCGCTGGCTGTGCGCAAGGCATCTCACCCAGCGACCTGGTGCGCAAGGCCCGCAGCAAAGTCTTTCACCTCAACTGTTTCACCTGCATGGTGTGCAACAAACAGCTATCCACAGGCGAGGAGCTCTATGTCATCGATGAGAACAAGTTTGTGTGCAAAGACGACTACCTGAGCTCGTCCAGTCTCAAGGAGGGCAGCCTCAATTCAG TGTCATCCTGTACGGACCGCAGTTTGTCCCCGGACCTCCAGGACCCACTGCAGGACGACCCCAAGGAGACTGACAACTCGACCTCGTCGGACAAGGAGACAGCAAACAACGAGAACGAGGAGCAAAACTCGGGCACCAAGCGGCGCGGCCCGCGCACCACCATCAAAGCCAAGCAGCTAGAGACTCTCAAGGCCGCCTTTGCCGCTACGCCCAAGCCCACGCGCCACATCCGAGAGCAACTGGCGCAGGAGACCGGCCTCAACATGCGAGTCATCCAG GTGTGGTTTCAGAACCGAAGGTCCAAAGAACGCCGGATGAAGCAGCTGAGCGCTCTGGGCGCCCGAAGACACGCCTTCTTCCGGAGTCCGCGGCGCATGCGTCCGCTGGGCGGCCGCTTGGACGAGTCTGAGATGTTGGGGTCTACCCCGTACACCTACTACGGAG ACTACCAAGGCGACTACTACGCTCCAGGAGGCAACTACGACTTCTTCGCGCACGGCCCGCCGTCGCAGGCGCAGTCGCCAGCTGACTCCAGCTTCCTTGCTGCCTCCGGGGCCGGCTCAACGCCGCTGGGTGCGCTGGAGCCGCCGCTCGCAGGCCCGCACGCGGCCGACAACCCCAGGTTCACCGACATGATCTCGCACCCGGACACGCCGAGCCCCGAGCCGGGCCTGCCTGGCGCGCTGCACCCCATGCCTGGAGAGGTGTTCAGCGGCGGGCCCAGCCCGCCTTTCCCCTTGAGCAGCACCAGCGGCTACAGCGGACCCCTGTCGCATCCCAACCCGGAGCTCAACGAGGCGGCAGTGTGGTAA